In Takifugu flavidus isolate HTHZ2018 chromosome 5, ASM371156v2, whole genome shotgun sequence, the following proteins share a genomic window:
- the elmod3 gene encoding ELMO domain-containing protein 3 isoform X2, giving the protein MEEGADVTSGTEGSTELSCECKPLEEITNGHSNLKSVRNGLVPGGAGRDPVVPSAALTPLPISTLKQNGLLQTLSAGGGQAKPAEENPELEKARQEWEALENIQPALPEDLNPTPIISFNEALQYFQTTDLGDVRKSIQPTVRRTGLAAITHFLFGPPRLHRELVEERDLVFAIAQCQMDNSQTVHMRVLQTIYKRLLGSRLDCPRYGSHWENIGFQGTDPATDLRGTGFLGLMHTLYLVMDPETLPLARDIYRLSQHRTQNFPFSVMSINMTRIALQVLREEALSKECNRRQQVVGVLNEFYVATFLHLFQLWKGQQKTIAESGTVLKEVELFAKKNPKQMLRRLELFLKARQAGSPPGGSPDPQAQPASPGLGHHQARGSQGKELHFTGVCDLPPDMEGEARLI; this is encoded by the exons ATGGAAGAAGGCGCTGATGTCACATCTGGCACAGAG ggctcAACTGAGTTATCCTGTGAATGTAAACCATTAGAGGAAATCACCAATGGACACTCCAACCTGAAGTCt GTGAGGAACGGCCTAGTACCTGGTGGTGCCGGTAGGGACCCGGTGGTGCCGTCAGCCGCCCTCACACCTCTGCCG ATCTCCACGCTGAAGCAGAACGGTCTTCTGCAGACCCTGTCAGCCGGGGGGGGCCAAGCCAAGCCTGCAG AAGAAAACCCCGAGTTGGAGAAGGCCCGGCAGGAGTGGGAGGCCCTGGAGAACATCCAACCAG CTCTCCCCGAGGACCTGAACCCAACACCAATCATATCTTTCAACGAAGCCTTGCAGTACTTCCAGACCACAGATCTCGGAGACGTGCGG AAGAGCATCCAGCCGACGGTCCGCAGGACAGGCTTGGCTGccatcactcacttcctgtttggcccCCCGCGGCTGCAcagggagctggtggaggagcggGACCTGGTCTTCGCCATCGCTCAGT GTCAGATGGACAACAGCCAGACGGTGCACATGCGAGTCCTCCAAACCATCTACAAGCGGCTGCTGGGCAGCAGGCTGGATTGTCCTCGCTACGGATCCCACTGGGAGAACATCGGGTTTCAGG GTACCGATCCAGCCACTGACCTACGTGGAACCGGGTTTCTGGGTCTGATGCACACGTTATACCTGGTGATGGATCCGGAGACGCTGCCACTGGCCCGGGACATCTACAGGTTGTCCCAGCACCGTACTCAG aacttcccCTTCAGCGTGATGTCCATCAACATGACCCGCATCGCCCTGCAAGTGCTGCGAGAGGAAGCCCTGTCCAA gGAGTGCAACCGCCGGCAGCAGGTGGTCGGCGTCCTGAACGAGTTCTACGTGGCCACCTTCCTGCACCTGTTCCAGCTGTGGAAGGGCCAACAGAAGACCATCGCCGAGTCCGGGACCGTGCTGAAAG AAGTGGAGCTGTTTGCCAAAAAGAACCCCAAGCAGATGCTGCGCAGGCTGGAGCTCTTCCTGAAGGCCCGGCAGGCTGGGAGCCCCCCAGGAGGCTCCCCTGACCCCCAGGCCCAGCCGGCCTCGCCCGGCCTGGGCCACCATCAGGCCCGGGGCAGCCAGGGGAAGGAGCTGCACTTCACCGGAGTGTGTGACCTCCCCCCAGACATGGAGGGGGAGGCCAGGCTCATCTAA
- the elmod3 gene encoding ELMO domain-containing protein 3 isoform X1, with amino-acid sequence MEEGADVTSGTEGSTELSCECKPLEEITNGHSNLKSVRNGLVPGGAGRDPVVPSAALTPLPISTLKQNGLLQTLSAGGGQAKPAEENPELEKARQEWEALENIQPALPEDLNPTPIISFNEALQYFQTTDLGDVRKSIQPTVRRTGLAAITHFLFGPPRLHRELVEERDLVFAIAQCQMDNSQTVHMRVLQTIYKRLLGSRLDCPRYGSHWENIGFQGTDPATDLRGTGFLGLMHTLYLVMDPETLPLARDIYRLSQHRTQNFPFSVMSINMTRIALQVLREEALSKECNRRQQVVGVLNEFYVATFLHLFQLWKGQQKTIAESGTVLKGQQSEVELFAKKNPKQMLRRLELFLKARQAGSPPGGSPDPQAQPASPGLGHHQARGSQGKELHFTGVCDLPPDMEGEARLI; translated from the exons ATGGAAGAAGGCGCTGATGTCACATCTGGCACAGAG ggctcAACTGAGTTATCCTGTGAATGTAAACCATTAGAGGAAATCACCAATGGACACTCCAACCTGAAGTCt GTGAGGAACGGCCTAGTACCTGGTGGTGCCGGTAGGGACCCGGTGGTGCCGTCAGCCGCCCTCACACCTCTGCCG ATCTCCACGCTGAAGCAGAACGGTCTTCTGCAGACCCTGTCAGCCGGGGGGGGCCAAGCCAAGCCTGCAG AAGAAAACCCCGAGTTGGAGAAGGCCCGGCAGGAGTGGGAGGCCCTGGAGAACATCCAACCAG CTCTCCCCGAGGACCTGAACCCAACACCAATCATATCTTTCAACGAAGCCTTGCAGTACTTCCAGACCACAGATCTCGGAGACGTGCGG AAGAGCATCCAGCCGACGGTCCGCAGGACAGGCTTGGCTGccatcactcacttcctgtttggcccCCCGCGGCTGCAcagggagctggtggaggagcggGACCTGGTCTTCGCCATCGCTCAGT GTCAGATGGACAACAGCCAGACGGTGCACATGCGAGTCCTCCAAACCATCTACAAGCGGCTGCTGGGCAGCAGGCTGGATTGTCCTCGCTACGGATCCCACTGGGAGAACATCGGGTTTCAGG GTACCGATCCAGCCACTGACCTACGTGGAACCGGGTTTCTGGGTCTGATGCACACGTTATACCTGGTGATGGATCCGGAGACGCTGCCACTGGCCCGGGACATCTACAGGTTGTCCCAGCACCGTACTCAG aacttcccCTTCAGCGTGATGTCCATCAACATGACCCGCATCGCCCTGCAAGTGCTGCGAGAGGAAGCCCTGTCCAA gGAGTGCAACCGCCGGCAGCAGGTGGTCGGCGTCCTGAACGAGTTCTACGTGGCCACCTTCCTGCACCTGTTCCAGCTGTGGAAGGGCCAACAGAAGACCATCGCCGAGTCCGGGACCGTGCTGAAAGGTCAGCAGAGTG AAGTGGAGCTGTTTGCCAAAAAGAACCCCAAGCAGATGCTGCGCAGGCTGGAGCTCTTCCTGAAGGCCCGGCAGGCTGGGAGCCCCCCAGGAGGCTCCCCTGACCCCCAGGCCCAGCCGGCCTCGCCCGGCCTGGGCCACCATCAGGCCCGGGGCAGCCAGGGGAAGGAGCTGCACTTCACCGGAGTGTGTGACCTCCCCCCAGACATGGAGGGGGAGGCCAGGCTCATCTAA
- the star gene encoding steroidogenic acute regulatory protein, mitochondrial → MLPATFKLCAGISYRHMRNMTGLRKNAMVAIHQELNRLTDSGHSNWISHVHRRSSLLGSIKEETFSKEELSYVRQGEEALQRAIVILSDQEGWTVETVAANGDKVLSKTIPDIGKVFKLEVVLEQHLHSLYEELVGNMEQMGEWNPHVKQVKILQRIGPETMVTHEISADTPGNVVGARDFVSVRCAKRRGSTCFLAGTSTQHPKMPEQKSMIRAENGPTCIVMKPCSEDPNKTQFTWLLNVDLKGWIPKTIINKVLSQTQVDFAQHLRQRMANSVSLETAPVC, encoded by the exons ATGCTGCCTGCAACCTTTAAACTGTGCGCTGGCATCTCGTACCGTCATATGAGGAACATGACAG GTTTGAGGAAGAACGCCATGGTGGCCATCCACCAGGAGCTGAACAGGCTGACAGACTCGGGCCACAGCAACTGGATCAGTCATGTGCACAGAAGAAGTTCTCTCCTCG GTTCTATTAAGGAAGAGACGTTCTccaaggaagagctgagctACGTGAGACAAGGGGAGGAAGCCCTGCAGAGGGCCATCGTCATCCTCAGTGACCAGGAAGGGTGGACTGTTGAGACTGTGGcg GCCAATGGGGACAAGGTCCTGAGTAAGACGATACCTGACATTGGGAAGGTCTTCAAGTTGGAAGTGGTTCTGGAGCAACATCTTCACAGCCTTTATGAAGAACTGGTGGGAAACATGGAGCAAATGGGGGAATGGAACCCTCACGTCAAACAAGTGAAG ATCCTTCAGAGGATTGGTCCAGAGACAATGGTCACCCATGAGATTTCTGCCGACACACCCGGGAACGTGGTGGGAGCGCGAGACTTTGTCAGCGTGCGCTGTGCTAAGCGTCGAGGCTCCACCTGCTTCCTGGCTGGGACGTCCACGCAGCACCCGAAGATGCCCGAGCAGAAGAGCATGATCAG AGCGGAGAACGGGCCCACCTGTATAGTCATGAAGCCTTGTTCCGAAGACCCAAATAAGACGCAGTTTACCTGGTTGCTCAACGTAGATCTAAAG GGCTGGATCCCCAAAACAATCATAAACAAGGTGCTCTCACAGACCCAGGTGGACTTTGCTCAGCACCTCAGGCAACGAATGGCTAACAGCGTTTCCCTGGAGACGGCTCCCGTCTGCTGA